The Glycine max cultivar Williams 82 chromosome 3, Glycine_max_v4.0, whole genome shotgun sequence sequence TTAACTTAAAAGTCATCATTTCTAGGTACTCCACAAGAACCTCAACAGTCACCAAAATCCAGGACAACGATGAAAGGTAACACGAAGTGAATGAGACGGGCATTTTGGTACACACAATTTATCACATGGCACTACTGCAGCAGAAAAGGctattcattttcaaattcaattccaatataaacaataattatcTGTATGCGTTGAAAACTTACACGTACACCAAGGGGCACCCAGTCTTAAATTTGCAGTCCCTACACTGGTAGTGGAGCCACGTTTCTTATCAAGATCCCTAAGCTTTAATCAATCTCCCGTTCCTCTCACTCACAAGcaatataagtaaataaaaccCTGAAACTGTGAATCCTCAGCATTCCGAAAACACGTAACATTTCAAACTTTGAATGTCGCATTCTGGGATTAAGTTTTACAATCATCACATTTTCCTAACTCCCAAAACTTCAGAGTTGAACCTACTTTGCCTCTAACAAAAGTTAGGTCATTTAATAATCTAGATGTCTACGGAGAAGTACTTTTACCTATTGATTATATGCCTTTCAGACTCACTATAATGAGCGGTCAggaaattaacaaatattactAATAACCATTGAAATTAACGAATGAGGCAATAATAAAACACAACATCGTAAGGAACATTAGGCTAGTTTTGTAGCAATTTGAAGGtcactataataataataataataataataataattgtgaaCAATGTGTGATTACAGTTGCCCAAGAAAAATAACATCACACCTATCCAACAACAGGACTTGTTTCTGATTGCTTGTGGTCATGATCTGTTTCCTGCAAAACTACTGAATGTTAGATTAAGAAGATTAAGTCccctcaattaattaaatagagCTTACTTTGAAACAATTAGGGGTTGCAGTACAACCATGTTTATTAATCGAAGCAGGAAAGgaaggtttttattttattttgctgagAATGCACCTGTTGTTTTTGACCAACTAGTTGAGAGGAAGATAATGACAATTGTGAGAGACTACAGGAATTATCCTCCTGCTCCTGCTGCTTCTGAGATTCTTTCTCGTACAAGGCATACTCCTCAGGCTTATCCCACTGCTCCAAGAGTAACCATCACACACCAAAGTAACAAATCCAAAACAGATTGTATGAACAAAGATCAAACAGTTGAAACATTACTCTGCTTTCACAAGTTACACAGTTGTAGTAGTACTTATCACCATCGGGGCAGTAGTGTTCACTCCAGTCACACTCAGGAAAATCTTCATCTTGGGAACTTGTAGGCATATCAGGCGGGGTAATGCCAGTAACTGTACTAGGGTTGCTTTCGGTCTGAGAAGGCAGCTGGGAAGAACATTAAAACTGAGAAAACTACTGCAGTCTGCCAATAAAGGTGCTTAAACAGTAACTCGTCACATTAAATAATCCATTTAAACATTTGCAATGTATTTAGTGGTCAGCGGTACAGGGAAAATgtccaacataaaaaaaaaaatgaatggcaTGTTCAGTAGTTTGCCATTACTTGTAACAGATCAACAGTGACTCTCCTAACACCATTCCtcaattataacaataataacaacagCCGTATCTCACTAGGTGAGGTTGACAACATGGATTGTTGAACATTATTTGGCTCAGTTAAAGaccaaattttcaaaaaaaattcaaaaatattattcttcatgAGATCCCTCttaacaattttctttaatgtcCTTCTTCATTTCCCTCTACCCATTTTTGCAAGACTAAAATAATCCTCAACTATAACAatgcataattttattaaaagaaaaacaaacaaacaaattagtTAACAATTTAAATACTTCAAACAGGACAGGAAAGCACCCAAGAAATTCATAAATGCTCAAAGTTGTTAAGTTTATGAAGGCAAAAAGATTTCAAAAAGTTTCCAggagaattaaaaatacaatttgaagATTAAAGGCAGTTAAGGCTACCTACAAACAGATAAGAGTATGATAGAAAATACCATCGATTCAACTACATCAATCCACCACCTCAATAATAGAAATTCACTTACGTCACAACCAAAATTTCCCTGAAAGAGAGACTTTTAATGATAAATTGCAGTAGTACCTGTTAGTAACTAACCTGTGAACTAAGCTGCTGCTCTATATTTTGAACCGATGAATCTGCTGGATGTGATTCTCTTTGCACCTCAGTAATAAATAGCTGAGAAGACAATTTGGGAGCTTGAATTGACCCCAAAGACATTGAAGCCACCTGTGGATGCACTTGATGGGGAGGAAATGGATGTTGTAACACAGTAGCGCCAGGTTCCCAGTTTTGCATATGAGAAGTAACTTGTGGATGTGCAATTGTGGAATGATACGGGGCATGAGGCAGAATAATTCCTCCAGTATTGGAATCACCAAAATTTGGCAGTGGCCTGtgaaaagacaaataaattgtaattttatttagcatGCACATGCGTGTTGCAATTAGTATAGAAGAAGGGGAGCGAAACAAACCATACTGCTGGTTCTTGGGAACAAGGACCAAAATTTGCATTCACAGATAAATAGTTGCCCCTGAAGAAAGAAGCATAGGAATAGAACATGAATACAATTCCTAAAATTATATCCATTAACAAAATAGCAAACAAATATTCATTGTCACTTGGCATAAAGTTGCCAAATTGGATACCCGCTTCcttctcaaaataaatatataaacaaaaatgaaaggTTGTACCATGTAAATCAACTTGTTAACCTGTGTtgcattaatttattaataataaagattGTAATAAACACAGttatatgaaagataaaggggTGAGAAAGAAAAACCTTGATTCTCCAGTCTTAGGCTTCTTAGGATCCGCAAAACGAACAATTAAAGGATGATCACAACCCTAGTTGATTAAAATAAGACTTTAGCTAGCATTTGAAAGTGAACAGAGTAATATGTATCAATTGAATAAATTAGCTTTACTCGCATTGTGAAGGTTTTATTCAGCCCTTTGATTGCAGCCAATGCCATTTCTCTATTAGAAAATTTGACAAAAGCATATCCTTCAAAATCAAAAAAGGCATCCACGTGACATGATAGGTTAAAATGAAAACCATGATTAATAAATTGATGACATAAATTAAATACAGGACTTGGTGCTTGCTAAAAGCAGCTGcagctaaaaaaaaatagtccattGGGGATGGAGCATGGTCCTCTCTCTATAGGCATATACcaaatttaagtaattttatggTAGAACTGGTCcagaaataagaataataaatatttatggcTACAGATAGCCTCTGTTCAGTATCAGGGAGGTACAAAACAAAGATCAAGAAAGATACATTAGTATGATCCCCTCCATATCCCCCAGTCCCCAGATATTCAAGACACCTGGACTCTACCCTCCCAAATTCCACTCCAAAAATCCAAGGCTCGCACTTTGCTTTCCCtcctattatttatatttcatcaTTCCTGTCTCCAACTAAGCAATTAACAGTGGGGGTCTCCTAACATTTTACTAgtactttttcttcaaaaggtGTCATTCTTGAAGCAAAATTTAGTTAAGTGAGATTTGACAGAAAAAGGAAGAGTTCATTTTCACCCACTGTCTGCAACTTCTTTCCTTGTAGTAGAAATGTTggataagaaataaaagacagAACCAAATACAAGTTCATTCCTCAAAGCCACAGATACAACATATAAAACATAGCATGACAAGATCAAGGACCAACCATGAGTGCTTTTAAAGAAGATATCTTCAACATGCCCATAAGGGGAAAATATCTGCACAGAATATGCATACAAAACTCAGAAACACAACATGAATATCATAACCTGGCAGATTATAAAGGATATACCGCAATATCGCATATCAAAGAAAAATGCAGGGCTACAataatagagaaaaaagaattaccattTGCAAATGGTTACATATGTACCTGTTGGTAACTACCATTTTTTGCTAGCTGGTAGCCACATACCAACATCATGAGAAGTGCCCACATgataactaatatttttgtatCTAATATCTATATGACTATCTGTTCCAATTTAATAGGAGCCACTAGGGCAACATTTCCATCCAGCCAACCTAGGATGTGGGTCTAGATACATTACTACAAACTAGAATTAGCGTATCCTTCAACTAAATACAAAACCATGGATATAGTCATTGGcatgaaaaaatagaaactcAATTTCAGGCAATGGATAAATATATATGGATTATGGATGAGTGTGAATGGTGAAACATACTTCTTCAATATCCTTGTTTGTAGCTTCTTTGTTGATGGAACTGACAAAAACTTTATCTGCCACCtctgaaaaaaatatagaaacacAAGAAATAATAGGAAGTGATAAGTTGAGCATAAAagaataacattttaaattagacaatcatataatcaaatagTAGGCCACGGCTATCCCAGAAAAAGATGAGAAGCTTGCCTTCTAAAGGATCTTTCTTTTCCATGTTACGGCATAACCCTCGAACCCctacaaaaagaataaaaaagattcaCATAAATTAAACACAAAAGAGCATACTGCTTTGAATTATTCAATACTTGCTGGCGAAAGTAAACCATATTCTATCCATATTCTCATATAGGGCGAACTCTTAAAAgcattaaatttaaactttaacaGTTACATACTAATAAGAATGGTTTTATCTCAACCTTACAAAACTAATTTCTGCATAACAACTAAACCTGTCATCTTCAAGGCTGCtaacacaataaatataaagaatGACAGCATACTTGATTCTCAACAACTCAAAAAATAAAGGCTAGCAAAggatttttcttcttaaaccAAAAGATAAGAAAAGGTTCATGATGTCTAGACAGAGAGAGATAGAGTACATTACTCCCAACTttgaattttttcattatttctcaAAACTTCCCTCTATTtgtgggaaaataaataaattcaaggAAGCTGAGAGTATTTCATAGAATGTGTAAATAGGAAAGAAATAGAAAggagagaaatagagaaaaaataaagtggAAAAGATGTGTTTTTTGAATGGgtagaaatagaaagaaaagaaatagaaaaaattctCTCTGCTTGTTTGGATGAgtggaaaaaataatgaataaacaaaatatatatatatatatatatataattatactattcaccaaaatataatcttttactccatttttttcttaatacaaattgctaatttttaaaatatttttccattcATACAGAATTGATAATAACCGGTCAAACCTGTtctagttattaatttttccattcaaaaaattgaattaggGTATGCAAACAGCTATACTCATAATCACTAAGAAGCAGAATCCGGCTAAGACATAGTAATACAGTATTTAAATAATAAGTTCAAAaggacaaaaattaaaaataaataaattaccaagGCGTTCAAGTTCTCGATCAGCAAATTTGACAACAACAGGATATGATTCCTAGGAAAggtaaaaacatcaaataataaagATGAGTTTAAATTAATGAGAAGAATATCAACGCATACCATTATAGGTAAAGTTGTTCTTACCCCAGCAAAtgtatatttattgtttaaaaccTTAATAGCCCTATCAGCTTCATCAAATGTTGCATATTTTACAAAACAACTTCCTGTGTAAGTTGAACAAAATTTGGACTATTGTTAATACTTGTAGATATGATATGCAACATATTACATCTACATGTGCAAGAATCAAATGAAATTCATTACTCCTCATGACCCTTGGAAGACCAAATTGCACAAACTGAGGATGATACAAATAAGTGAAATACAAATAATAGTTAACACAGATACCTTGCCGTGTCCCAGTTTTCTTATGTTTTAAAAGAACAATCTCAACAATAGTTCCATGTTCTTCGAATACAGGGCGAATCtgatataaaattacaaaaatcagAGATAGAAGAGTAAGAGCtataataaaaacagaaaataaaaacaagtataAAATCACGCAATTTGCTAAAAAGATGCatgataaaaatgtaaaaagataaataaaaccATCTCTTCTGACAAGGGAAATGAAATGacatttgtttttctatttcaaATTGCTATTATGCTTAGTGCATGCAATGGATTACAATTGTAACAAACTGAAGATAAGTAAGGTGATCATGGTTTGAAATTGCAGTCCACAATGGCAATTGCGGCCATCATATTGTTGTTACGGTAGTGCCCCCAATTGCATTGTGATTTTCAATCACATCAAATTCCACAACATAGCCGCTATGGAACCTTAACACCATTCTATTCCACTTGttttgtgtaaaaaataaaataaaatttagatttcaATCTTCTATTTTGAACTTCTAAGTGTCAATGTTCGAATGAGTATGGCCGTATGAGTTGGTGCAGATACCATAtcttaaaatgaatgaaaatctttgctatcttataaataaaagatataccAATAATTAGAATAATTGTAAAATTCTCTTTTACATTCAGTGCAAACTTATAATAATTTCAAGCCGCCATCTGCATTGCAGCAGCTGCGATGGCCGCAGCTGAAATTTAGAACCACGAAGGTGATAAaacaaagtttaatttattCCAGGATTCACCATTCTCGTACGGTAGAGACAGGGATAAAATGACCATTTCCATTGCTATGTAGTATACCATGTGCACACTCTTATATTAATCCACAATTTCAACTACAACACGAGTCTGAACAAAGTTAACGGGAAATAGAGGAAATAGAACATACCTCATCCTCCGTTGCCGTTCTTGGAACAGGTGCTACATAAACTTTACACGAAACGTCCACTTGATCTGCGAGAATGAAATCAAATCGCGTAAGtagcgaaactaaggctaatACACTTACACAAAGACACTGTttcagttataaaaaaaaagtgaaagaaaattgGTGGTGCCTGGAGAAGTTCCGTTGTTGGAGTGATGCCAAGGGCGTTTGCGGAGAGAACGAGCCATGGAATGGTTAAGAGCGTAACCAGAATCGACGGCGGGTGTGGGTTGGAAGTGGTTGAAGCTGTTGCCATTGTCGTGAATGTGAGGGTCTCCGTTGAAATTGACCCTTTGCTGCTCTGGAAGCTCCTTCGGATTATTCTCCATCTTCTTCGTCAACTCTCGATTAAGAACACGCGCTGACGTATGCCCTGGAGAGAGATTAAGTcaactgaagaagaagaagaagtaacaGACTTTGGATTTGGCCTTCTTCTCCGTTGCTTGCTCTTCTGCTCGATGTGCTTTGCTCTGCTTCCGTAGCAATGCTCAGCTCAGATCATTTGCAGGATCCACCGGGTTTAGcactttatgaaaaaatataattaaataaaaaggtttTGATAACCAAATGGtcactaaaatatatatatataaaaataatttgtggaatgtaaaggaaaaaaataaatatttattttctatatataactAGATTTAtagtaaaagaaattttaaatatataaattatattacacttaaatatgttttaaattcttgcaattatagtttttctttaaaatttaggatctaattgaattttttttaacttacataatatgacattttaaacttattttactaACCTtaatatgcatattttttttatttatttgacatctacttatttttagaaatttcaaattttgagtaatatagtatttttttattgaaagggGAACTATTAattcacacatttttttatttggtaaatactttttgaatatattttttccttttatttatttaaatcaattataaaaggTAAGGTCAACGAAACTTTTAATGCAATGCGTAtttgcaaatattttttaaaatttaatttttttaaaatacatactTAATAAGTTATTTCTATTAGTTCTTAcaatttttaggaaaataaatatttcttttaaagggTGGACAATTACCAACAAATAAGTTTTTGAGAGACACTAAGTCAGAAAAGTCATACTGACGACAAGGCAGAATAAGCGGTTGTCTTAAGCCAACCAAAACTACAGTGAGTTTATTATATACTAATTCAATATGGTAAGCATTAATTCACATCAAGTAACAGAGTCATTATTCTTGTTTAATGAAACGAATGTCAAGGCTTTAAAGTGTGCAAGTGTAGaattacaaatttatataattatcatattattgGCCAATAGTCATTGCAACAATATTTATAATAGTATTAATTGGTGAGTAATACTATTAACAGTTAAATATGAAAGTTTCAATGTTAATAGAGAAAATATAAcggttatatatatttatatataaaatttaaatttttggagtTGTCTTAAAGatgaataaaatgatttttataacaGATAACTAATATTAAGGTGCCATAATACACAATATGAACCTAAAATTCTTTCTGTTTTCGGGctctattattttatcttttttccttatttattttgcaacatttttaatttatattttttgttgtatttttcatttttttattcttatacttTTATGAAGTTtactaatataataaatgtcaaataaaaagtatgaatttggtttagaaaaattaaagaggAAGAGGATAAATACAAGAAAGAATTAATAGATTagtcattttatctattgaaagtaaaatattaaatttttttcataagattgaaaaattaagattatatttggataaatttctcgataagtatttataaaaaaaatgaagataaaatataaagaacttAGATAAGAATagtttataaaaatgttaagtGCATAAGTTTATTTTATCGTATAAGAAAAcctcaattcattttatttttttcatatcgtgctgagaaaaaatttattcaaagagaatgtaagttgtttttttttagaaaactgtCTTAGGTCCCAAAACTTCTCACAGAGCCTTGCACTAAGTTCAATACCCCTTTTAAACAAATGGTTGGAATCTTCTGGATGAATAACACAACCTTACGGGGAAGACACGAATGAAGGTGCTAACTATAGGAGTGTAAAAAACtagttttatatgtaaaaaaaaaaaaaaaaactaactgatTTAGCTCTAAACGGTTTTATTTAGATTGGTTTTATATGTAAATAGTCGAACTGTTttagaaaaaacaattaaaaaaaccgATTTGCTTTTAAAGAGTGGTTATGAAACagatttaaatcaattttaagaactaaaattatttcaacctggttttggaaattttttaaataaaaaaaactaatttagatGAAAACTGAATCGGTTAATGAAATCGATTCTGTATAATGAATCGGTTAACCGAATCACTTTGTCCAAACCAAGTCCAATGGAAAGACAGTTTAATTTAGATTTGGttctaatcattttttttcccacACCCCTAGCTAGTCATACCAATAACATGTTTTCCACGATTCTATTGAAGATAATTTTCCTTGGTATGTATCTTGTAAGGTGCGTTTGAtcgatgaaaataaaaatgataaaaataaaatatatattttgaaattaaaatagaatttaaaatgtattaattctaaaaaaaatacaaaattcttCTCTAATATTATTTATCTACTTTTTATCGAACTATTCCAATAGTGTATACTATTATTCTTAGACATGGCAATGGCGCGGGTCGGGTACGGGTATTGTCTCTCCAATCCCTTACCCGACTCCTCAACATATCTCCATACCTGTGTCCGATACTCGACGGGTTTGAGTTTATTGTCTCATCCCCGTACCCGTCGGGT is a genomic window containing:
- the LOC100795107 gene encoding flowering time control protein FCA isoform X3, yielding MENNPKELPEQQRVNFNGDPHIHDNGNSFNHFQPTPAVDSGYALNHSMARSLRKRPWHHSNNGTSPDQVDVSCKVYVAPVPRTATEDEIRPVFEEHGTIVEIVLLKHKKTGTRQGSCFVKYATFDEADRAIKVLNNKYTFAGESYPVVVKFADRELERLGVRGLCRNMEKKDPLEEVADKVFVSSINKEATNKDIEEIFSPYGHVEDIFFKSTHGYAFVKFSNREMALAAIKGLNKTFTMRGCDHPLIVRFADPKKPKTGESRGNYLSVNANFGPCSQEPAVWPLPNFGDSNTGGIILPHAPYHSTIAHPQVTSHMQNWEPGATVLQHPFPPHQVHPQVASMSLGSIQAPKLSSQLFITEVQRESHPADSSVQNIEQQLSSQTAVVFSVLMFFPAAFSDRKQP
- the LOC100795107 gene encoding flowering time control protein FCA isoform X2; the encoded protein is MENNPKELPEQQRVNFNGDPHIHDNGNSFNHFQPTPAVDSGYALNHSMARSLRKRPWHHSNNGTSPDQVDVSCKVYVAPVPRTATEDEIRPVFEEHGTIVEIVLLKHKKTGTRQGSCFVKYATFDEADRAIKVLNNKYTFAGESYPVVVKFADRELERLGVRGLCRNMEKKDPLEEVADKVFVSSINKEATNKDIEEIFSPYGHVEDIFFKSTHGYAFVKFSNREMALAAIKGLNKTFTMRGCDHPLIVRFADPKKPKTGESRGNYLSVNANFGPCSQEPAVWPLPNFGDSNTGGIILPHAPYHSTIAHPQVTSHMQNWEPGATVLQHPFPPHQVHPQVASMSLGSIQAPKLSSQLFITEVQRESHPADSSVQNIEQQLSSQLPSQTESNPSTVTGITPPDMPTSSQDEDFPECDWSEHYCPDGDKYYYNCVTCESRWDKPEEYALYEKESQKQQEQEDNSCSLSQLSLSSSQLVGQKQQETDHDHKQSETSPVVG
- the LOC100795107 gene encoding flowering time control protein FCA isoform X1; the protein is MENNPKELPEQQRVNFNGDPHIHDNGNSFNHFQPTPAVDSGYALNHSMARSLRKRPWHHSNNGTSPDQVDVSCKVYVAPVPRTATEDEIRPVFEEHGTIVEIVLLKHKKTGTRQGSCFVKYATFDEADRAIKVLNNKYTFAGESYPVVVKFADRELERLGVRGLCRNMEKKDPLEEVADKVFVSSINKEATNKDIEEIFSPYGHVEDIFFKSTHGYAFVKFSNREMALAAIKGLNKTFTMRGCDHPLIVRFADPKKPKTGESRGNYLSVNANFGPCSQEPAVWPLPNFGDSNTGGIILPHAPYHSTIAHPQVTSHMQNWEPGATVLQHPFPPHQVHPQVASMSLGSIQAPKLSSQLFITEVQRESHPADSSVQNIEQQLSSQLPSQTESNPSTVTGITPPDMPTSSQDEDFPECDWSEHYCPDGDKYYYNCVTCESRWDKPEEYALYEKESQKQQEQEDNSCSLSQLSLSSSQLVGQKQQFCRKQIMTTSNQKQVLLLDRCDVIFLGQL